One Nostoc sp. UHCC 0302 DNA window includes the following coding sequences:
- a CDS encoding type II toxin-antitoxin system HigB family toxin: MHLISIRNLRADAGKYPDAIEPVNSWYQVVKSASWQNFNEVRQFYPTADVVSNFIVFNIKGNAYRLIVSIDYGIQTVYYKYFLTHAEYDKDKWKDDPFF; encoded by the coding sequence ATGCACCTAATCAGCATTCGTAACTTACGTGCTGATGCTGGTAAATACCCAGATGCAATAGAACCAGTGAACTCTTGGTATCAAGTTGTAAAATCTGCATCATGGCAAAACTTCAATGAGGTTAGACAATTTTACCCAACAGCAGATGTCGTGAGCAATTTCATAGTATTCAATATCAAAGGTAACGCCTATCGCTTAATTGTTAGTATTGATTATGGAATCCAAACAGTCTACTACAAATATTTTTTAACTCATGCTGAATACGATAAAGATAAATGGAAAGATGACCCTTTCTTTTGA
- a CDS encoding nuclease, with product MVSQVILLDAGPIGLVTNPKLSAESLACTLWLQVLVSCGSRVIIPEIADYEVRRELLRANKLKGIARLDELIRLLEYLPITTTAMRQAALLWAQARQQGQPTDGDKTIDGNIILVVQAVTLDIPDVVIATTNVGHLSRFVAADLWQNIQTS from the coding sequence TTGGTAAGTCAGGTTATTCTCTTGGATGCAGGGCCAATAGGTTTAGTCACAAATCCGAAGCTATCTGCTGAAAGCTTAGCTTGCACCCTATGGCTGCAAGTACTCGTTTCCTGTGGAAGTCGAGTTATAATTCCTGAAATCGCCGATTATGAAGTGCGGCGAGAATTATTACGAGCAAACAAGCTTAAGGGTATTGCTCGCTTAGATGAGTTAATTAGACTTCTAGAATACCTACCCATTACTACAACTGCAATGCGCCAAGCTGCTTTATTATGGGCGCAGGCTCGTCAACAAGGACAACCAACAGATGGTGATAAGACAATTGACGGTAACATAATTTTAGTAGTTCAAGCTGTAACTCTTGACATTCCAGATGTAGTAATTGCAACAACTAATGTTGGTCATTTATCTAGATTTGTTGCAGCCGATTTGTGGCAAAACATTCAAACTAGTTGA
- the ileS gene encoding isoleucine--tRNA ligase, producing MTEPGSYKDTVNLPKTSFDMRANALKREPEIQKFWEENKIYDRLSENNPGELFILHDGPPYANGSLHIGHALNKILKDIINRYQLLQGRKVRYVPGWDCHGLPIELKVLQNMKSAERQNLTPLQLRQKAKEFALTTVDDQRQSFKRYGIWGDWDNPYLTLKPEYEAAQIGVFGQMVLKGYIYRGLKPVHWSPSSKTALAEAELEYPEGHTSRSIYAAFPVTCLAEAVKPVLGEYLPDLGVAVWTTTPWTIPGNLAVAVNGELNYAVVEVSRKDAKTQKDFKYLIVAADLVERLSTTLDIQLNVKATFKGKDLEHTTYRHPLYDRESPVVIGGDYITTESGTGLVHTAPGHGQEDYIVGQRYGLPILAPVDDNGDFTQEAGVFAGLNVLGDGNQAVIDALAAAGSLLKEEAYAHKYPYDWRTKKPTIFRATEQWFASVEGFREEALKAIASVKWIPAQGENRITPMVAERSDWCISRQRAWGVPIPVFYDEATGEPLLNKETINYVQGIIAEKGSDAWWELSIEELLPESYRNNGRSYRRGTDTMDVWFDSGSSWAAVAKQRPELRYPADMYLEGSDQHRGWFQSSLLTSVAVNDIAPYKTVLTHGFALDEQGRKMSKSEGNVVDPNAIIEGGKNQKAEPPYGADVLRLWVSSVDYSGDVRIGKNIIKQLNDVRGKIRNTARFLLGSLHDFDPEKDAVPFEELPELDRYMLHRIGEVFQEVTEAFESFQFFRFFQTVQNFCVVDLSNFYLDVAKDRLYISAVDAFRRRSCQTVLKIALENLARAIAPVLCHTAEDIWQHLPYKTPYKSVFQAGWVQVDQKWQNPELAEFWQQVRQIRTEVNKVLEQARVEKLIGSSLEAKALLYVKDEQLRSYVKALNPSVGNGIDELRYLFLTSQVELLDSPEKLQDVKYNLQSDSWGIGIVNADGKKCDRCWNYSTHVGESAEHPLICERCVAALAGKF from the coding sequence GTGACAGAACCTGGAAGCTACAAAGATACTGTAAACTTACCCAAGACTAGTTTTGATATGCGGGCGAACGCGCTCAAGCGTGAGCCTGAAATCCAGAAATTTTGGGAAGAGAATAAAATTTACGATCGCCTCTCCGAAAACAATCCCGGCGAATTATTTATACTGCACGATGGGCCTCCCTACGCCAACGGTTCACTTCATATTGGTCATGCCTTAAATAAAATTCTCAAAGATATTATTAATCGCTACCAACTGCTACAAGGGCGTAAGGTTCGCTACGTCCCAGGTTGGGACTGTCACGGCTTGCCGATTGAGCTGAAAGTTTTGCAGAATATGAAGTCAGCAGAACGGCAAAACTTGACGCCATTACAACTGCGGCAAAAAGCGAAAGAATTTGCTCTAACTACGGTAGATGACCAGCGCCAAAGTTTTAAACGCTACGGTATTTGGGGTGACTGGGATAATCCTTATCTAACGCTGAAGCCGGAATATGAAGCGGCGCAAATTGGTGTGTTCGGGCAGATGGTGTTAAAAGGCTACATATATCGTGGTTTGAAGCCTGTTCACTGGAGTCCCAGTTCTAAAACTGCTTTGGCAGAAGCTGAGTTGGAATATCCTGAAGGTCATACTTCCCGCAGTATCTATGCGGCTTTTCCTGTCACTTGTCTTGCTGAGGCGGTTAAGCCAGTGCTGGGGGAATATCTGCCGGATTTGGGCGTCGCTGTCTGGACGACTACGCCTTGGACTATTCCGGGGAATTTGGCGGTGGCGGTGAATGGCGAACTCAACTATGCGGTGGTGGAAGTCTCACGCAAAGACGCAAAGACGCAAAAGGATTTTAAATATCTCATTGTTGCAGCTGATTTGGTGGAACGTTTATCTACCACACTGGACATTCAACTAAATGTAAAAGCTACTTTCAAGGGTAAGGATTTAGAACATACAACTTATCGTCATCCGCTGTATGACCGCGAAAGCCCGGTTGTGATTGGTGGCGATTACATCACTACAGAATCGGGTACTGGGTTGGTACACACTGCCCCCGGTCATGGTCAAGAAGACTACATCGTTGGTCAGCGTTACGGTTTACCGATTCTCGCGCCTGTTGATGATAATGGGGACTTTACCCAAGAAGCGGGAGTGTTTGCTGGGTTGAATGTCCTGGGTGATGGGAATCAGGCGGTAATTGATGCTTTGGCGGCGGCTGGTTCCTTGTTGAAGGAAGAAGCTTACGCCCACAAATATCCCTACGATTGGCGGACGAAAAAGCCGACGATTTTCCGGGCGACTGAACAGTGGTTTGCTTCCGTGGAGGGATTTAGGGAGGAAGCATTAAAAGCGATCGCTTCGGTAAAATGGATTCCAGCCCAAGGTGAAAATCGGATCACGCCAATGGTGGCAGAACGTTCTGATTGGTGTATTTCCCGTCAGCGTGCTTGGGGTGTGCCAATTCCAGTTTTTTACGATGAAGCCACGGGGGAACCACTGCTGAATAAGGAAACTATCAACTACGTCCAAGGAATTATCGCAGAAAAAGGTTCAGATGCTTGGTGGGAACTCTCAATAGAGGAGTTGTTACCAGAATCCTACCGTAATAATGGTCGGTCTTACCGCAGAGGTACAGACACGATGGATGTGTGGTTTGATTCTGGTTCATCTTGGGCGGCTGTGGCAAAGCAGCGTCCAGAGTTACGCTATCCAGCTGATATGTATTTGGAAGGTTCCGACCAACATCGCGGCTGGTTCCAGTCGAGTTTGCTCACTAGTGTAGCGGTTAACGACATTGCACCTTACAAAACTGTGCTAACTCACGGCTTTGCTTTGGATGAACAAGGCCGGAAGATGAGCAAGTCAGAAGGAAATGTGGTTGACCCAAATGCAATCATTGAAGGCGGGAAAAATCAAAAAGCAGAACCGCCCTACGGTGCAGATGTGTTGAGATTGTGGGTATCATCGGTAGACTACTCCGGTGATGTACGCATTGGTAAAAACATCATCAAGCAACTGAACGATGTCAGAGGCAAGATTCGCAATACAGCGCGGTTCTTGTTGGGTAGCTTGCACGATTTTGACCCGGAAAAAGATGCAGTACCTTTTGAGGAATTGCCAGAACTTGACCGCTATATGCTGCACCGCATCGGTGAGGTGTTTCAGGAGGTGACAGAAGCCTTTGAAAGTTTCCAATTCTTCCGCTTTTTCCAAACGGTGCAGAATTTCTGCGTAGTGGATTTATCCAACTTTTATTTGGATGTTGCCAAAGATAGACTGTACATCAGTGCAGTTGATGCTTTCCGCCGTCGCAGTTGTCAAACAGTGCTGAAGATAGCTTTAGAGAATTTAGCACGAGCGATCGCTCCTGTGTTATGTCACACCGCTGAAGATATTTGGCAACATCTTCCCTACAAAACACCTTATAAATCGGTGTTTCAAGCTGGTTGGGTGCAGGTAGACCAGAAGTGGCAGAATCCAGAGTTAGCAGAATTCTGGCAACAAGTCCGGCAAATCCGCACTGAGGTTAACAAGGTGCTAGAGCAAGCTAGGGTAGAAAAATTGATTGGTTCTTCTCTAGAAGCGAAAGCATTGCTCTATGTGAAGGACGAGCAATTGCGCTCCTATGTGAAAGCACTGAATCCATCTGTTGGTAACGGTATCGATGAACTCCGCTATCTATTTCTTACCTCCCAGGTAGAATTGTTAGATTCTCCTGAAAAACTGCAAGACGTGAAATACAACTTGCAGTCTGATAGCTGGGGAATTGGAATAGTAAACGCAGATGGAAAAAAATGCGATCGCTGCTGGAACTACTCCACCCATGTGGGAGAATCAGCAGAACATCCCTTAATTTGCGAACGTTGCGTTGCAGCATTAGCAGGAAAGTTTTAG
- a CDS encoding aromatic ring-hydroxylating dioxygenase subunit alpha, producing MSSISQIVQRDVRRLGINPNHWYVVARCNEVTTKPKSVIIWQQAIALYRDSKGQIHALEDRCPHRQVKLSHGQVIGDELECAYHGWRFNSTGECAAVPYLAANQKLPNCKIRRYQVQEQDGFIWLFPGDVEPSVEPLGLPEWEHLNYIATVSVINCQAHYSYLIENLMDMYHGHLHQDLQAWAEAVLQDIDEDTNRVDAHYTAQSYYKIDKIWSISQLFFPALRRLHPELLDVSYVYPHWVSTLGKYFKIYCLLCPVNETQTKAYLIHFTSLNAFWRLHKLPVWFRRFVKDSLFGAAQKLLDGLVIQDVQMIEEEQQAYLQNSERRNYELNRALVSVQRLMQSQVQRLE from the coding sequence ATGTCTTCTATCTCCCAAATTGTGCAACGTGATGTTCGACGGTTGGGTATTAACCCGAATCACTGGTATGTGGTTGCACGGTGTAATGAAGTAACAACTAAGCCTAAAAGTGTGATAATTTGGCAGCAGGCGATCGCACTTTATCGCGACAGTAAAGGACAAATTCACGCATTAGAAGACCGCTGTCCCCACCGCCAAGTTAAACTGAGTCACGGGCAAGTTATTGGCGATGAATTGGAATGTGCTTATCACGGTTGGCGTTTTAATTCTACAGGTGAATGTGCAGCAGTTCCTTACTTAGCAGCCAATCAGAAACTACCAAATTGTAAAATTCGCCGTTACCAAGTCCAAGAACAAGACGGTTTTATATGGTTATTTCCCGGAGACGTTGAACCATCTGTAGAACCTCTGGGTTTACCAGAATGGGAACATTTAAATTATATTGCGACAGTTTCAGTTATTAATTGTCAAGCTCATTATTCTTACTTAATAGAAAATCTGATGGATATGTATCACGGACATTTACATCAAGATTTACAAGCTTGGGCTGAGGCAGTCTTACAAGATATTGATGAAGATACTAACCGTGTGGATGCTCATTATACAGCACAAAGTTATTATAAAATAGATAAAATTTGGTCTATATCTCAATTATTTTTTCCAGCATTAAGGCGGTTGCATCCTGAACTATTAGACGTGAGTTATGTTTATCCACATTGGGTTTCTACACTAGGAAAATATTTTAAAATTTATTGTTTATTGTGTCCAGTGAATGAGACACAGACAAAAGCTTATTTAATTCATTTCACCTCATTAAATGCATTTTGGCGTTTGCATAAATTGCCTGTATGGTTTCGGCGATTTGTCAAAGATAGTTTGTTTGGTGCAGCGCAAAAGTTACTTGATGGTTTGGTTATTCAAGATGTGCAAATGATTGAAGAGGAACAGCAGGCATATTTGCAGAATTCCGAGAGACGTAATTACGAATTGAATCGAGCATTGGTAAGCGTACAAAGGTTAATGCAGAGTCAAGTTCAGAGGTTGGAGTAA
- a CDS encoding Ycf66 family protein yields the protein MLAYVLALVVGLGSLALYISAFFFPEIHRKNDFIWSGIGLFYALVLWVFAPRISGGLLLGHIASVALLVWFGWQTLSLRRQLTPQAQQTQVPSSETVKTSIQEQVNKLSVQERLAQFQQGLGSTFSGVKDKVQQTVSKKTPTTPKPEDITSVLREQPTVEIIDKTTATPEKPTEEAVTTTDTELNTESLPEVIPPNPPSPELVEAAQPDTEAEDKKPIPVEEIAPDAVLAPPAEAPPEEIPPNQTS from the coding sequence ATGCTGGCATATGTCCTAGCTTTAGTGGTCGGTCTTGGTAGTTTAGCCCTTTACATATCAGCTTTCTTTTTCCCAGAAATCCACCGTAAGAATGACTTTATTTGGAGTGGAATAGGACTATTTTATGCTTTAGTTTTATGGGTGTTTGCACCACGCATTTCTGGAGGATTGCTACTTGGTCATATAGCTAGTGTGGCTCTTTTGGTTTGGTTTGGCTGGCAAACTCTTTCATTACGTCGGCAACTAACGCCACAGGCACAACAAACCCAAGTACCCAGTTCTGAAACGGTGAAAACTAGCATTCAGGAACAGGTTAATAAATTGTCTGTTCAGGAACGGCTAGCTCAGTTCCAACAAGGTCTTGGTAGCACCTTCAGTGGTGTGAAAGACAAAGTACAGCAGACTGTGAGTAAAAAAACACCCACAACCCCCAAACCTGAAGACATTACCTCTGTACTCAGAGAGCAACCCACTGTTGAGATTATTGACAAAACTACTGCTACACCAGAAAAACCAACAGAGGAAGCAGTTACAACTACTGACACAGAATTAAATACCGAGAGTTTGCCGGAAGTTATTCCACCAAATCCTCCATCTCCCGAATTGGTGGAAGCAGCGCAACCAGATACTGAAGCTGAGGACAAAAAACCGATTCCTGTAGAAGAAATTGCTCCAGATGCGGTACTTGCTCCCCCAGCAGAAGCACCACCTGAAGAAATACCGCCTAATCAAACTAGTTGA
- a CDS encoding transcriptional regulator — MTTYFNTTTYSQLLVEFQPKIITTEEEYDRTLETVEKLMACKARTPEQTAILQLLVALVEEFENKHYPIEPAPPHAIVKHLMEAKGIKQSDLVGIIGSKGVVSEVLNEKRSISKEQAKALGEFFNVSPALFI, encoded by the coding sequence ATGACCACTTATTTTAATACAACTACTTACAGTCAACTTCTGGTAGAGTTTCAGCCTAAAATTATCACTACAGAAGAAGAATATGATCGCACTCTAGAAACTGTTGAGAAATTAATGGCTTGTAAAGCGCGAACACCAGAGCAGACTGCTATACTACAACTTTTAGTTGCTTTAGTTGAAGAGTTTGAAAACAAACACTATCCCATAGAGCCAGCACCGCCTCACGCAATTGTCAAACACTTGATGGAAGCAAAGGGAATTAAACAATCTGATTTAGTAGGAATTATTGGTTCTAAAGGAGTTGTTTCAGAAGTTTTGAACGAAAAAAGATCAATTAGTAAAGAGCAAGCTAAAGCACTAGGAGAATTTTTTAATGTCTCCCCAGCATTATTTATCTAG
- a CDS encoding type II toxin-antitoxin system PemK/MazF family toxin, which produces MTKPKTSEIWLVRFPFSDLTSTKLRPALILAVHREELIILGIFSKIPVGELGETWVLISSTYPQFSQTGLKKTSLIRADKIATVNESVFERQLGNLPSDILTLVQEALKKSLNIN; this is translated from the coding sequence ATGACTAAGCCTAAAACATCAGAAATTTGGTTAGTCCGATTTCCTTTTAGTGATTTAACTTCCACAAAACTTAGACCAGCCCTGATTTTGGCAGTGCATCGAGAAGAATTAATTATATTAGGTATTTTCTCCAAAATTCCTGTTGGTGAGTTAGGGGAAACTTGGGTATTAATTTCATCAACATATCCTCAGTTTTCACAAACAGGACTAAAAAAGACATCTTTAATCAGGGCTGATAAAATTGCCACTGTTAATGAGTCAGTATTTGAAAGGCAATTAGGAAACTTGCCATCAGATATCTTGACTTTGGTGCAAGAAGCACTGAAAAAATCTCTTAACATTAATTAG
- a CDS encoding serine/threonine-protein kinase — protein sequence MSYCLNPRCPKPENTDDVKFCLTCGSKLLLKERYRAIKPIGQGGFGRTFLAVDEDKPSKPRCVIKQFYPQAQGTNTVQKAVELFNQEAVQLDELGKHPQIPELLAYFTQEDRQYLVQEFINGQNLAQELAYRGAFNETQIRQLLNDLLPVLQFCHVRQVIHRDIKPENIILRESDRKLVIVDFGASKSATSTSLNRTGTSIGSPEYVAPEQMRGRAVFASDIYSLGATCINLLTGRSPFDSYDTNNDTWVWQQYLQTPVSNQLSSILNKMLESFPVRRYQTVDEVLKDLNQHSQVAATPAIAVKPAPQPLPTSAPQIFTKSHSQIDLELEEMKTQFLSGGKAKNNPSQTPTPQAQPSSTDKIDKELEELKAKYLGNNNS from the coding sequence ATGAGCTACTGTCTTAATCCCCGTTGTCCAAAGCCTGAAAATACTGATGATGTCAAGTTTTGCCTGACTTGTGGTTCCAAATTACTTCTCAAAGAACGCTACCGCGCCATCAAACCAATAGGACAAGGTGGTTTTGGCAGAACCTTCTTGGCGGTGGATGAGGATAAACCCTCCAAACCCCGCTGCGTGATTAAACAATTTTATCCTCAAGCCCAAGGCACTAATACTGTGCAAAAAGCTGTGGAGTTATTTAACCAAGAAGCGGTGCAGTTAGATGAATTAGGCAAACATCCGCAAATACCCGAACTGTTAGCTTATTTTACTCAAGAGGATAGACAGTATCTTGTCCAAGAATTTATTAATGGGCAAAACTTAGCGCAGGAATTAGCATACAGAGGCGCTTTCAATGAAACGCAGATTCGGCAATTACTCAATGATTTATTGCCAGTACTGCAATTTTGTCATGTAAGACAAGTTATTCACCGTGATATTAAGCCAGAAAATATTATTTTACGTGAGAGCGATCGCAAGCTAGTTATAGTAGATTTTGGAGCCTCTAAATCTGCCACTAGCACTTCTTTAAATAGAACTGGAACTAGTATTGGCAGCCCTGAATATGTTGCCCCAGAACAAATGAGAGGCAGGGCTGTTTTTGCCAGTGATATTTATAGTTTAGGTGCTACTTGTATTAATTTATTAACTGGGCGATCGCCTTTTGATTCTTATGATACCAATAACGATACATGGGTTTGGCAGCAATACTTGCAAACTCCCGTGAGCAATCAGCTGAGTAGCATTCTCAATAAAATGCTAGAAAGTTTCCCGGTTCGACGTTATCAAACAGTAGATGAAGTTCTCAAAGACTTAAATCAACATTCACAAGTAGCTGCAACACCAGCAATAGCAGTAAAGCCTGCTCCGCAACCACTGCCTACTTCTGCACCCCAAATTTTCACAAAATCTCATAGTCAAATTGACTTAGAACTAGAGGAGATGAAAACTCAATTTTTGAGTGGTGGGAAAGCCAAAAATAATCCAAGCCAAACACCAACTCCTCAAGCTCAACCTTCTAGTACAGACAAAATAGATAAAGAATTAGAAGAGTTAAAGGCTAAATATCTTGGTAATAACAACTCTTAA
- a CDS encoding DEAD/DEAH box helicase family protein has protein sequence MTMVEVTYAGRIEVKRGETPKELYSHQNEAIIALNKKNQFPFEGLLVLPTDGGKTLTAVHWLLRNFINNKKKVLWIAHRHELLDQALETVCLSAYSSLLSNVSGFRYRIILGHPKHGRPVHIEPSDDIIIASKNSLNSGLDHLLKNWVGNLQEVLLVVDEAHHATAKTYRKLINAVKDNLQKRGHENGFRMLGLTATPFRTDESEKSLLKLVFPNDIIFSEHLRNLISKGILAEPTFENLKTNIEIKQKLNALNARQIKHIEDFDRLPKEIAEKIAQSSTRNNQIVDYYINNREKYKPLLVFAIDVEHAITLNALFKAKKVNSDFVVSSVQDLTTSAKVSARENAEKIKKS, from the coding sequence ATGACAATGGTTGAAGTTACCTACGCAGGTCGGATTGAAGTTAAAAGGGGTGAAACTCCCAAAGAGCTATACTCCCACCAGAACGAAGCAATCATAGCGCTGAATAAGAAGAATCAATTTCCCTTTGAAGGTTTACTAGTTCTACCCACCGATGGCGGAAAAACATTGACAGCAGTTCACTGGCTACTACGTAATTTTATTAACAACAAGAAAAAGGTTCTGTGGATTGCTCATCGCCATGAACTACTTGACCAAGCACTTGAGACAGTTTGCCTTAGTGCTTATTCATCATTATTGAGTAATGTATCAGGATTTAGATACCGCATTATCTTAGGCCATCCTAAACATGGACGGCCCGTACACATTGAACCCAGTGATGACATTATCATTGCCAGTAAAAATAGTCTAAACAGTGGGCTTGATCACTTGTTGAAAAACTGGGTCGGTAACTTACAGGAAGTTCTCTTAGTAGTGGATGAAGCACATCATGCAACAGCTAAGACTTATCGCAAGTTAATTAATGCTGTCAAGGATAATCTACAGAAGCGAGGTCATGAAAACGGCTTTAGAATGCTGGGGCTAACAGCTACTCCCTTCAGAACAGATGAGAGTGAGAAGAGTTTGCTAAAGTTAGTTTTCCCAAATGATATTATCTTTTCAGAACATCTGAGAAATTTAATCTCTAAAGGAATCCTTGCTGAACCAACTTTTGAAAATCTAAAAACGAACATAGAAATAAAGCAAAAATTAAATGCATTGAATGCAAGGCAAATCAAACATATCGAAGATTTTGACAGGCTGCCAAAGGAAATTGCTGAGAAAATTGCTCAATCTAGTACGCGTAACAATCAAATTGTTGATTATTATATTAACAATAGAGAAAAATACAAGCCTCTTCTAGTATTTGCAATTGATGTAGAACACGCAATCACTTTGAACGCCCTGTTTAAGGCTAAAAAAGTTAATTCTGATTTTGTTGTATCTTCAGTTCAAGATTTAACTACAAGTGCTAAAGTTTCTGCCAGGGAAAACGCAGAAAAAATCAAAAAAAGCTAA
- the gndA gene encoding NADP-dependent phosphogluconate dehydrogenase has product MTLQSFGVIGLAVMGENIALNVERNGFPIAVYNRSREKTDAFMAQRAPGRNVKAAFTLEEFVALLERPRKILVMVQAGKPVDAVIAQLRPLLEEGDIIIDGGNSWFEDTERRTQELEPAGLRYLGMGVSGGEEGALNGPSLMPGGTKSSYEYLSPIFNKIAAQVDDGPCVTYVGPGGSGHYVKMVHNGIEYGDMQLIAEAYDLLKNVAGLNTTQLHEVFAEWNTTDELDSFLIEITKNIFPYIDPETNLPLVDLIVDAAGQKGTGRWTVQTALELGVSIPTITAAVNARIISSIKEERVAASKALTGPSGKYEGQTKDFINKVRDALYCSKICSYAQGMALLSTASKTYNWDLNLGELARIWKGGCIIRARFLNKIKKAFSENPALPNLLLAPEFKQTILDRQTAWREVIATAATLGIPVPAFSASLDYFDSYRRDRLPQNLTQAQRDYFGAHTYLRLDKPGTFHTEWVPIAEADKK; this is encoded by the coding sequence ATGACACTACAAAGCTTTGGTGTGATTGGATTAGCCGTTATGGGTGAGAATATCGCTCTAAACGTCGAGCGTAATGGCTTCCCAATTGCAGTTTACAACCGCTCCAGAGAAAAAACGGATGCTTTTATGGCGCAGCGTGCGCCAGGACGGAACGTCAAAGCCGCCTTTACCCTAGAAGAATTTGTCGCATTATTGGAACGTCCCCGCAAAATCCTAGTAATGGTGCAAGCTGGTAAGCCAGTGGATGCGGTGATTGCTCAACTCAGACCTTTGCTAGAAGAAGGCGATATCATTATCGATGGTGGCAACTCTTGGTTTGAAGATACAGAACGACGCACTCAGGAATTAGAACCCGCTGGACTTCGGTATCTCGGTATGGGTGTTAGCGGTGGTGAAGAAGGCGCACTAAACGGCCCTTCACTAATGCCTGGAGGTACAAAAAGTTCCTACGAGTATCTCTCACCAATTTTCAACAAAATTGCTGCCCAAGTCGATGATGGTCCCTGTGTAACGTACGTTGGCCCCGGTGGTTCGGGTCACTACGTGAAAATGGTACACAACGGCATTGAGTACGGGGATATGCAGCTGATTGCTGAAGCCTACGACTTGCTGAAAAATGTGGCTGGATTAAACACTACTCAGCTACATGAGGTGTTTGCTGAATGGAACACCACGGATGAACTCGATTCATTTTTGATTGAGATTACGAAGAATATCTTCCCGTATATTGACCCAGAAACAAATCTACCCCTGGTGGATTTGATTGTTGACGCAGCAGGTCAAAAGGGAACTGGACGCTGGACTGTGCAGACTGCGTTGGAATTGGGAGTCTCTATTCCCACAATTACAGCAGCAGTTAATGCCCGGATTATATCTTCCATTAAAGAGGAGCGGGTTGCAGCATCTAAAGCCCTTACAGGCCCCAGCGGCAAGTATGAGGGGCAAACTAAGGACTTTATCAACAAAGTACGCGATGCTCTCTATTGCTCAAAAATCTGTTCTTATGCTCAAGGGATGGCGCTGCTATCCACAGCTTCAAAAACATATAACTGGGATTTGAATCTGGGTGAATTAGCGCGGATTTGGAAAGGTGGTTGTATTATTCGCGCTCGCTTCTTGAATAAGATTAAGAAGGCTTTTAGCGAAAATCCAGCTTTGCCTAACTTGCTGTTAGCTCCCGAATTTAAGCAGACAATTCTCGATAGGCAGACTGCTTGGCGGGAAGTGATTGCGACAGCTGCAACGCTGGGAATTCCAGTACCCGCATTTAGCGCATCATTAGATTATTTTGACAGCTATCGCCGCGATCGCTTGCCCCAAAACCTCACTCAAGCACAGCGCGATTACTTCGGCGCACACACTTACCTTCGTCTTGATAAGCCTGGGACTTTCCATACTGAATGGGTTCCCATTGCTGAAGCTGATAAAAAATAG
- a CDS encoding ParA family protein codes for MGYVIATANMKGGVGKTTITVNLATCLAKNHGKRVLVLDLDSQISATLSLMSPLDFAKRRKQSKTFRYLIDEVINPGSRGTLTIQDIIQSQVCNLPGLNLLPGDIDLYDEFVVSEMLHQQATALGEQDFETVWNRFERVLINNILKPVREEYDFILLDCAPGYNLLTRSALAASDFYILPAKPEPLSVVGIQLLERRIGQLKDSHEHEAKINIKMLGIVFSMSSTNLLNARYYKQVMHRVVEDFGVEKICKTQIPIDVNVAKAVDSFMPAVLNAPQSSGSKAFNQLAQELLLKL; via the coding sequence ATGGGATATGTAATTGCTACTGCAAATATGAAAGGTGGTGTCGGCAAAACTACCATCACTGTTAACTTAGCTACTTGTTTAGCGAAAAATCATGGTAAACGGGTGCTGGTTCTTGACTTAGATAGCCAAATTAGTGCCACACTCAGTCTGATGTCGCCTTTAGACTTTGCCAAGCGCCGCAAACAAAGTAAAACATTTAGGTATCTGATAGACGAAGTTATAAATCCAGGTTCGCGGGGAACATTGACAATTCAGGATATTATTCAATCCCAAGTTTGTAATCTTCCTGGGCTGAATTTGTTACCCGGAGATATCGATTTATATGATGAGTTTGTTGTCTCAGAAATGCTGCATCAACAAGCAACAGCTTTGGGTGAACAAGATTTTGAAACAGTTTGGAATCGCTTTGAAAGAGTCTTGATAAACAACATTTTAAAACCAGTGCGTGAAGAATATGATTTTATCCTCCTAGATTGCGCCCCCGGTTATAATCTATTGACTCGTAGCGCTTTAGCTGCAAGCGATTTTTACATACTTCCTGCGAAACCTGAGCCTTTATCTGTGGTAGGTATTCAACTGCTAGAAAGACGCATTGGTCAATTAAAAGATAGTCATGAACATGAAGCGAAGATAAATATTAAAATGCTGGGTATTGTCTTTAGTATGTCCAGCACTAACCTGCTAAACGCCAGATATTACAAACAAGTGATGCACCGCGTTGTTGAAGATTTCGGTGTAGAAAAAATTTGTAAAACCCAAATCCCAATTGATGTCAATGTCGCTAAGGCTGTTGATAGTTTTATGCCAGCTGTTTTAAATGCTCCCCAATCTTCTGGTTCTAAAGCGTTCAATCAGTTAGCTCAAGAGTTGTTGTTGAAGTTGTAA